Part of the Listeria innocua genome is shown below.
TAACATAGAATTTATTTCTTTGGGCAAGAAAAAAAGCTACTCTGATTTCACTCAAAAGCAGCTTTTTCTTTTATTACTAAAGGATTTCCATATGCAAAACTTTCTGGCGGAACATCCTTCGAAACGACTGCCCCAGCAGCAACAATCGCACCGTCTCCTATTTCGATTCCAGGAAGAATGGTTACATTTGCCCCAACCATCACATTCTTACCAATAACGACTTCTCCAACATGATACTCAGACAACAAATATTCATGAGTTAAAATTGTCGTATGATAGCCAATAATAGAATTTTCTCCAATCGTAATCTTCTCAGGAAAAAATAAATCCGGCATAACTTTATAGGCAATAGCAGTTTTCTTACCAATTTTCATTCCAAGACAAGCACGGTAAATATTACGTTTACCACCCATCCAAGGAAAAAAACGTCCAAATTCAACTACTACAGTATTCTTTACGACTTTCCAAAAAGAAATGGTTTTATAAACCTGGAAAAGCGTGTTGACTTTCTCATCCGGCGCCTTAAACCTATTCAGCCGTCTCAAAATTTATTCCTCGTCCCTTACAATAGCAAGCAGGTCACTCATTTTTTCTAACATAAAGTCTGGTTGGAACTGCGCCAAATGTTCTGGACCTTTAATCGCCCATGCTACTCCAGCAGTTAACGTTTCCGCATTTTTCCCAGCTTCAATGTCATGATAATTATCACCAATCATAATGGCTTCTTCCTTCGTTGCATTTAGCAGAGAAAGAGCCATCTCAATACCTTCTGGATCTGGTTTCGCATTAGATACTTGATCTAACCCAATCACCACTTGGAAAAATTTATCCAAGCCAGTCACTTTAAGACCTCGCATAATCGTATCGTACATTTTCGTCGATACAATTCCTAGTTTATAATCTTCTTCATACAAAGCTCGAATCGCTTCATACACTCCATCATACTCTAAAATTAAATCATCATGATGTTTCAAGTTATATTCCCGGTAAAACACACGCATTTCTTCCGCATGTGCTGGATTTATTTCCCGAAACGTTTCCATTAGTGAAGGACCGATAAACGGTAAAATATCTTCTCTTGTAAAAACGCGGTCAGGTAAGAATTCTTGTAATGTTGCTTGGAAAGTTTTAATAATCAACTCATTCGTATTTATCAGTGTCCCATCTAAGTCAAATAACAATGTAGTAATTTTCCCAGTCATAATTTCTTCCTTTCTTATACAAACTCGAAAAGCTTCAACTTTTTATTTCTTTTTAGCTACTTTACCCAATTTATCTTCCATATAATACGGCGGATTCATTTTCACGCGACGATAAATAATTAAACCAATGGATAACACAATTAGCAGTAAAGATAAAACCTGTGAAACTCTAAAGTCGCCCCACATTAAACTATCTGTTCGCATTCCTTCGATAAAGAATCTTCCGAACGAGTACCAAATTACATAACTAAGAAAAAGTTCCCCGCTACGTATCTTGGTCCGACGAATAATTAATAACACGATAAAACCAAGAACATTCCATAAACTCTCGTATAAGAATGTCGGCTGATAATAAGCACCATCTATGTACATCTGGTTGATAATAAATTCTGGCAAATGTAAGCCCTCAAGAAATGCTCGAGTCGTTTCCGCCCCATGAGCTTCTTGGTTCATAAAATTACCCCAACGACCAATAGCCTGAGCAATAATCAAACTAGGTGCAACAACATCCGCAAGTTTCCAAAACGAAATTTTCTTAATCCGCGAGAAAATGACTGCAGTTAGCACGGCACCAATTAACGCACCATAAATCGCGATTCCACCATGCCAAATCTTCACTATTTCGCCTAAATTATTCTTATAAAAATCCCACTCAAAAATAACATAATAAATCCGAGCACTAATAATCGAAATTGGAATCGCCCATATTAGTAAATCCACAATAATTTCTTTGTCCATTTTACGTTTATTTGCTTCACTAAGCGCAAGAAGTAACGCAATTACAACAGCTGAAGCGATAATAACTCCGTACCATTTTACGGAAATACTACCAATTTGAATCGCCACCGGATCAAGTGGCTGAACACCATTACCCATAATTCCCCTACTT
Proteins encoded:
- a CDS encoding acyltransferase; amino-acid sequence: MRRLNRFKAPDEKVNTLFQVYKTISFWKVVKNTVVVEFGRFFPWMGGKRNIYRACLGMKIGKKTAIAYKVMPDLFFPEKITIGENSIIGYHTTILTHEYLLSEYHVGEVVIGKNVMVGANVTILPGIEIGDGAIVAAGAVVSKDVPPESFAYGNPLVIKEKAAFE
- the ppaX gene encoding pyrophosphatase PpaX — translated: MTGKITTLLFDLDGTLINTNELIIKTFQATLQEFLPDRVFTREDILPFIGPSLMETFREINPAHAEEMRVFYREYNLKHHDDLILEYDGVYEAIRALYEEDYKLGIVSTKMYDTIMRGLKVTGLDKFFQVVIGLDQVSNAKPDPEGIEMALSLLNATKEEAIMIGDNYHDIEAGKNAETLTAGVAWAIKGPEHLAQFQPDFMLEKMSDLLAIVRDEE
- the lgt gene encoding prolipoprotein diacylglyceryl transferase; its protein translation is MGNGVQPLDPVAIQIGSISVKWYGVIIASAVVIALLLALSEANKRKMDKEIIVDLLIWAIPISIISARIYYVIFEWDFYKNNLGEIVKIWHGGIAIYGALIGAVLTAVIFSRIKKISFWKLADVVAPSLIIAQAIGRWGNFMNQEAHGAETTRAFLEGLHLPEFIINQMYIDGAYYQPTFLYESLWNVLGFIVLLIIRRTKIRSGELFLSYVIWYSFGRFFIEGMRTDSLMWGDFRVSQVLSLLLIVLSIGLIIYRRVKMNPPYYMEDKLGKVAKKK